The Treponema medium genome has a window encoding:
- a CDS encoding AAA family ATPase, which produces MSKIRIKDFGPIHSGFQKDNFFDIKKLTLFVGHQGAGKSSVAKLVSSFEWLEKALLRRDLPSKILSENTVRTSSFFKELFNYHNILSYFSDKTEIDYIGQYCHFTIRGKNLTLENKKTEDSIYEMPKIIYIPSERSFISSVESPETISGIAPALHTFLEESLKAGRNLDGMKFKLPIKNIFLQYNKDKKEFFIMDNNAKYKINLTESASGFQSSSLLSLVSTYLSGCIDKPDFDSKRKMPVELQENVIAKYNKLLSVMGVAASFLGVVLSSSFLIPAGLMAILTAAGISLPPNKKKQSGDDKLASTVKKYFEGVMPLYFFNIVEEPEQNLFPNSQKDVVFHLLKCLNKNTNNKLLVTTHSPYVLETFNNCIYAGTLQKRGVDVKNIIALPYQIQYDDVAAYAIKKGSIIDIKRNDLYQIDPAEIDLYSSEINEVYTKLLDADYERTDEKNT; this is translated from the coding sequence ATGAGTAAAATCAGGATAAAAGATTTTGGACCTATTCATTCAGGTTTTCAGAAAGATAATTTTTTTGATATTAAAAAGCTCACTTTGTTTGTAGGACATCAAGGTGCAGGTAAGAGTTCCGTTGCAAAATTGGTTTCTTCTTTTGAGTGGCTGGAAAAGGCTCTTTTACGGCGGGATTTACCTTCAAAAATACTTTCAGAAAATACTGTACGGACAAGTAGTTTTTTTAAAGAGTTGTTTAACTACCATAATATTTTATCCTATTTTTCAGATAAAACGGAAATAGATTATATAGGTCAATATTGTCATTTTACTATCCGAGGGAAGAATTTAACTTTAGAAAACAAAAAAACGGAAGATTCTATTTATGAAATGCCTAAGATTATATATATACCTTCGGAAAGAAGTTTTATTTCTTCGGTTGAGTCTCCTGAAACAATATCAGGTATTGCTCCCGCTTTACATACTTTTCTTGAAGAAAGCCTTAAAGCCGGAAGGAATCTTGACGGTATGAAATTTAAGTTGCCCATTAAAAATATTTTTTTGCAATATAATAAAGACAAAAAAGAATTTTTTATTATGGACAATAATGCAAAATACAAAATTAACTTGACAGAATCTGCAAGCGGCTTTCAGTCATCGTCATTATTGTCTCTCGTAAGTACATATCTTTCCGGTTGTATTGATAAACCTGATTTTGATTCAAAACGAAAAATGCCTGTTGAATTACAGGAAAATGTAATTGCAAAATATAATAAGTTGTTAAGTGTTATGGGAGTAGCAGCTTCTTTTTTAGGAGTTGTTTTGTCTAGTTCTTTTTTAATACCCGCCGGTTTAATGGCTATACTTACAGCGGCCGGTATTAGCTTACCTCCTAATAAAAAAAAGCAATCCGGTGATGATAAACTGGCTTCTACAGTAAAAAAATATTTTGAGGGAGTAATGCCTCTCTATTTTTTTAATATTGTGGAAGAGCCTGAACAAAATTTGTTCCCTAACTCTCAAAAGGATGTAGTTTTTCATCTATTGAAATGTTTGAATAAAAATACAAACAACAAGTTACTTGTTACTACCCATAGTCCCTATGTGCTTGAAACTTTCAATAATTGTATTTATGCAGGAACACTGCAGAAAAGAGGTGTTGATGTAAAAAATATTATTGCTTTGCCGTATCAAATCCAGTATGATGACGTTGCCGCTTATGCAATAAAAAAAGGAAGCATTATTGATATAAAACGAAACGATTTATATCAAATCGATCCTGCTGAGATTGATTTATATTCTTCTGAGATTAATGAAGTGTATACTAAACTATTGGATGCCGATTATGAAAGGACTGATGAAAAAAATACCTGA
- the wecB gene encoding non-hydrolyzing UDP-N-acetylglucosamine 2-epimerase: protein MHILTIIGARPQFIKAAVLSRYIKNNPQLGVRETIVHTGQHYDQNMSDIFFTEMDIPQPDYNLHIGSGSHGKMTGLMLEKIEELLLGLKPDAVLVYGDTNSTLAGALAASKLHIPVAHVEAGLRSFMMTMPEEQNRRLTDHLSTWLFCPTETAIENLKKEGIVSADGVPSSDNKVVCKTGDIMYDASLYYRQKSSPLQTPSNFILLTIHRAENTDNPVRLKNIVDAVNSLSEKRFVFPVHPRTKKILAEHGLHFGSHVTLIEPVGYLEMLKYEEACTAVLTDSGGVQKEAFFFQKPCITMRDTTEWVELVTSGWNTLTGADTKRIVSSIRNIRTPKDYPQLYGDGHTAEKIIEVLQE, encoded by the coding sequence ATGCACATTCTTACAATTATAGGCGCTCGTCCGCAATTTATTAAAGCGGCGGTATTAAGTCGTTATATTAAAAATAATCCTCAACTTGGTGTAAGAGAAACAATCGTTCATACCGGTCAGCATTATGATCAAAATATGAGTGATATATTTTTTACCGAAATGGATATTCCGCAGCCCGATTATAATTTGCATATAGGTTCCGGTTCTCACGGTAAAATGACCGGTCTTATGCTTGAAAAGATTGAAGAATTGCTTTTAGGACTAAAACCTGATGCCGTGCTTGTATACGGTGACACCAATTCTACATTAGCAGGCGCTTTAGCCGCAAGTAAGCTGCATATTCCGGTAGCTCATGTGGAAGCTGGTTTGCGTTCTTTTATGATGACGATGCCTGAAGAACAAAACCGTCGTCTTACCGATCACCTTTCGACATGGCTTTTTTGCCCGACAGAGACAGCTATAGAAAACCTCAAAAAAGAGGGAATTGTTTCTGCTGATGGTGTACCTTCATCAGACAATAAGGTAGTGTGTAAAACGGGTGATATTATGTATGATGCCTCGCTTTATTACCGTCAGAAAAGTAGTCCGTTGCAAACACCGAGTAATTTTATATTGTTGACCATTCACAGGGCAGAAAATACTGACAATCCGGTACGGTTAAAAAATATTGTAGATGCTGTTAATTCACTTTCTGAAAAGCGGTTCGTTTTCCCCGTGCATCCCCGTACAAAGAAAATACTGGCGGAACATGGATTGCATTTTGGAAGCCACGTTACGCTTATAGAACCTGTCGGTTATTTGGAAATGCTTAAATATGAAGAAGCTTGTACTGCCGTGCTTACGGACTCAGGTGGTGTACAAAAAGAGGCATTTTTCTTTCAAAAACCGTGCATCACCATGCGTGACACCACTGAATGGGTTGAACTTGTAACTTCCGGCTGGAATACGCTTACCGGCGCTGATACTAAAAGAATCGTATCTTCGATCCGGAATATTCGTACTCCGAAAGATTACCCGCAACTTTATGGTGATGGGCATACGGCAGAAAAAATCATAGAGGTGTTACAAGAATAA
- a CDS encoding glycosyltransferase has translation MKFLKLMLCPYRIEARSRREIEVVKDLIGAANTAVVELGDKECKTEIDGSTIYTYPMRFSGGVFARLPNFFRLAMNIRRLSAEVISCYDISALTIAWISTLFLPKKSKPYLVYDSHEFELGRNSSRSKFDFFCVKMMENFLIKKSVFSIMVNDTIADEVMRIYKLKERPIVVRNVQDYVEVDKNVIREYREMFYLKYDIKPSDFIVMYHGAIMNGRGIETIIEAVKSLDDVKVIILGFGRQDYINNLFEMVEDLQLSTKVFFHEAVDQTELWKYVGASDAGIVAINNICLSYYYSLPNKFFQNVQAHTPIIGVDFPEIKRMIEKYNIGLVCNSDSPDDLRYSILKLKDDKKLYSIFKLNLETVAKELCWEKEKIKLTNAYRGILLG, from the coding sequence ATGAAGTTTCTAAAATTAATGTTGTGTCCTTATCGTATCGAAGCACGATCTCGTAGAGAAATAGAGGTTGTGAAAGATCTGATTGGTGCTGCCAATACAGCTGTTGTTGAATTAGGTGATAAGGAATGTAAAACAGAAATAGATGGTAGTACAATATATACGTATCCTATGAGATTTTCAGGAGGGGTCTTTGCCCGATTGCCTAATTTTTTTAGATTAGCAATGAATATAAGACGATTGAGTGCTGAAGTCATCAGTTGTTATGATATATCTGCATTGACAATTGCATGGATATCTACATTATTTTTACCTAAAAAGAGTAAGCCTTATCTTGTGTATGATTCTCATGAATTTGAACTAGGCAGGAATAGTAGTAGGAGTAAGTTTGATTTTTTTTGTGTAAAAATGATGGAAAACTTTTTGATAAAAAAGTCTGTATTCTCAATTATGGTAAATGATACTATTGCTGATGAAGTGATGCGAATCTATAAGTTAAAAGAACGTCCGATAGTAGTTCGTAATGTACAAGATTATGTTGAAGTGGATAAGAATGTAATTCGAGAATATCGTGAAATGTTTTATTTGAAATATGATATTAAACCTTCCGATTTTATTGTAATGTATCACGGGGCTATAATGAATGGTAGAGGTATCGAAACCATTATTGAAGCTGTTAAAAGTTTAGATGATGTTAAGGTTATTATTTTAGGTTTTGGTAGGCAAGACTATATAAATAATTTATTTGAAATGGTTGAAGATCTTCAACTGAGTACAAAGGTCTTTTTTCATGAAGCAGTTGATCAAACTGAGCTTTGGAAGTATGTAGGGGCAAGTGATGCTGGTATAGTTGCTATTAACAATATCTGTTTAAGTTATTATTATTCATTACCAAATAAATTTTTTCAAAATGTTCAGGCCCACACTCCAATTATTGGTGTTGATTTTCCTGAAATAAAAAGAATGATTGAAAAGTATAATATTGGATTAGTATGTAATTCTGACTCTCCAGATGATTTACGATATTCTATATTAAAGTTGAAAGATGATAAAAAGTTATATAGTATTTTTAAATTAAATCTAGAGACAGTCGCAAAAGAATTATGCTGGGAAAAAGAAAAAATTAAACTTACTAATGCATATAGAGGAATATTGTTAGGGTAA
- a CDS encoding EpsG family protein yields MIFPYFIPPALAFVAAVVEKGMKLNVKRNIYRLVLLSAIVIYCCVYLNGSDWPNYEMFFEKVTWHNWLEESKDVGFELGFSLCLLSLKVIGCNFMMTLIIMKVFSLIIISHCFYKFSLSKYAYGDARNVFLLLFIFYTTNGMYLYVETIIRFSIALAIVFKSFEYLITRKFAPFLLLVLLASLFHRTSLVVVPLYFVRDIKLSSFWLFVLVVVVYAFFTPQMLLIVFRFINGYGNNIFIAKLVAYLELTIRLQQTNPLAIGNIVHFLFFILILVFRKDIEGKSKCGQHLFAASVVFFIVYFVTLYMGPISRIRLFYNFFFIIVLTELFSLTYINRGIIFIMAAVFFVWGMYLSIENNFCFKYYTNYITAAIEGKADLTLYEKFSIYRSWSVEQ; encoded by the coding sequence GTGATTTTCCCCTATTTTATTCCGCCTGCGTTGGCGTTTGTAGCAGCGGTTGTAGAAAAAGGAATGAAGCTCAATGTAAAAAGAAATATTTATAGATTGGTTTTGCTATCTGCTATTGTGATATATTGTTGTGTTTACCTAAATGGAAGTGATTGGCCGAATTATGAGATGTTTTTTGAGAAGGTGACGTGGCATAATTGGCTAGAGGAGTCGAAAGATGTAGGGTTTGAACTGGGTTTTAGTTTGTGTCTGTTGTCACTAAAAGTAATAGGCTGTAATTTTATGATGACGTTGATAATAATGAAGGTTTTTTCATTGATTATTATCTCTCATTGTTTTTATAAATTTTCTTTATCAAAATATGCGTATGGCGATGCAAGAAATGTTTTTTTATTATTGTTTATTTTTTATACAACAAATGGTATGTATTTGTATGTTGAAACAATAATTAGATTTTCAATAGCGCTTGCAATTGTTTTTAAAAGCTTTGAATATCTTATTACCCGTAAGTTTGCTCCATTTTTACTTCTTGTATTGCTTGCCTCGTTATTTCATAGAACTTCTTTGGTTGTAGTTCCGTTGTATTTTGTGAGAGATATTAAACTGTCTAGTTTTTGGCTGTTCGTATTGGTGGTGGTTGTTTATGCCTTTTTTACTCCACAGATGTTGTTGATTGTTTTTAGATTCATAAATGGCTATGGTAATAATATATTTATTGCAAAGCTTGTTGCATATCTTGAATTGACAATACGTTTACAACAAACTAATCCTTTGGCAATTGGCAATATTGTACATTTTCTGTTTTTTATTTTAATACTGGTATTTCGTAAGGACATTGAAGGTAAGTCAAAATGTGGTCAACATTTGTTTGCTGCATCAGTAGTGTTTTTTATTGTTTATTTTGTTACGCTTTATATGGGGCCTATTTCTCGAATTAGGCTGTTTTATAACTTCTTTTTTATTATTGTGCTAACAGAACTATTTTCTCTAACATATATAAACCGTGGAATTATATTTATAATGGCTGCTGTTTTTTTTGTATGGGGTATGTATTTATCAATAGAGAATAATTTTTGTTTTAAATACTACACTAATTATATCACAGCTGCTATAGAAGGCAAGGCTGATCTGACTCTGTATGAGAAATTTAGCATTTATCGGTCATGGTCTGTCGAGCAATAA
- a CDS encoding TDP-N-acetylfucosamine:lipid II N-acetylfucosaminyltransferase has protein sequence MIYHFLPQGNYADQFLSFMRLNKKNFSDEHKFLFLSYGENTENKSFCSDDSKDTFDFLSILKIFLCLKKHDAVIIHNYSHPYLYLACACVWWKLDRVVWKVWGGDLYWHTEVKKGKYKIYEFLRAFTIKRFGYVSTDHSEFELIKKYYNTGAKNIYTTYPRAFFEFPAHAPQDYVSILVGNSRDPSNEHIDALRLLSRFKDENIKVYVILSYGDCPAGYVDNINRIGKTYFGDKYIPIAEMMDLKTYQQFLSNVDIMVCNHRRQQAWGNLLVMLKYGKKVFIRSGISTEEDFNEYGLKFFLTDDIESMSFSSFVGFPESEAKQNDTILTKMFSNETLFSLWDNLFKTITSVSAL, from the coding sequence GTGATTTATCATTTTTTGCCGCAAGGGAATTATGCAGATCAATTTCTTTCTTTTATGCGTCTTAATAAAAAAAACTTCTCAGATGAGCATAAGTTTTTATTTTTATCCTATGGTGAAAATACGGAAAATAAGTCTTTCTGTAGTGATGATTCTAAGGATACCTTTGATTTTTTATCAATACTAAAAATATTTTTGTGTTTAAAGAAACATGATGCTGTTATTATTCATAATTATTCTCACCCCTATTTGTATCTCGCTTGTGCTTGCGTATGGTGGAAACTCGATAGGGTCGTTTGGAAAGTATGGGGCGGTGATTTATACTGGCATACTGAAGTCAAAAAAGGTAAATATAAAATTTATGAGTTTTTGCGGGCTTTTACAATAAAACGATTTGGTTATGTGAGTACTGATCATTCCGAGTTTGAACTCATAAAAAAATATTATAATACAGGTGCTAAAAATATATATACCACTTATCCGCGAGCGTTTTTTGAATTTCCTGCACACGCACCTCAAGATTATGTTTCTATTCTCGTAGGTAATTCGCGGGATCCTTCAAATGAGCATATAGATGCATTGCGATTGCTGTCGCGTTTTAAAGATGAAAACATTAAAGTGTATGTAATACTTTCTTATGGGGATTGTCCTGCCGGTTATGTTGATAATATAAATCGGATAGGGAAGACTTATTTTGGAGATAAATATATCCCTATCGCTGAGATGATGGACTTAAAGACGTATCAACAATTTTTATCGAATGTTGATATTATGGTTTGTAACCATCGAAGACAACAGGCGTGGGGGAACCTACTGGTAATGTTAAAATATGGAAAAAAAGTCTTTATCCGTTCTGGTATATCAACCGAAGAGGATTTTAATGAATATGGTTTAAAATTTTTCTTGACAGACGATATTGAATCTATGTCTTTTAGCTCATTTGTTGGCTTTCCTGAATCAGAGGCTAAGCAAAATGATACTATTCTGACAAAGATGTTCTCAAATGAAACTCTGTTCTCTCTTTGGGATAATTTATTTAAAACAATAACCTCTGTATCTGCGTTATAG
- a CDS encoding MOP flippase family protein produces MSSLNKQVYSGVQWITLSTITLVITQMVSTAVLVRLLDKSDFGLMALVMVVKGFADIFMDFGITVAILHKQDMSQNQYSSLYWLNMFAGIIIYVVICLISPLIASFYHEIALLKLIPLMCLAIPFSSIGRQQKTLLQKELYFRAIAVVDIISALMGLCAALYFAYTGWGVYALVFSNLARYTVGNIIYFFVGVKIVPIKLHFKLSETLSSLKIGGYHTVSQVINYFTGSFDVLIIGKLLGAEGLGIYNLAKDLVTKPSALVAPIASKVATPIFSKMQDDSEQMNRSFFSVQKIVSYLNGFVYLGVFALAEPFVAFYYGEKYLVCVPLIHVLAIYYFIRQYGDTIGMVCIAKGRTDIDMWWNIIVVCFTPLVLWIGAQYSILVVTFALLLSQLVLTYPGWYMYSNKLLGIPFIRYYNNFLKTVGVFILPIIVSLLLIRFLSFPAIVVFLITGAVFTVITFVLLLVFENSLVNKIVRR; encoded by the coding sequence TTGTCGAGCTTAAATAAACAAGTCTACAGTGGTGTCCAATGGATAACCCTTTCGACTATTACTCTTGTAATAACGCAGATGGTTTCAACTGCCGTTTTAGTGCGTTTGCTTGATAAGAGCGACTTTGGCTTGATGGCGCTCGTGATGGTTGTAAAAGGTTTCGCCGATATTTTTATGGACTTTGGCATCACCGTTGCTATTCTGCATAAACAAGATATGTCGCAAAACCAATATAGCAGCTTATATTGGTTAAATATGTTTGCCGGTATTATTATTTATGTAGTGATCTGCTTAATTTCGCCGCTTATCGCATCGTTTTATCATGAAATTGCGCTATTAAAATTAATTCCTTTGATGTGTTTGGCTATTCCGTTTTCTTCGATCGGACGGCAGCAAAAGACGCTCTTGCAAAAAGAATTGTATTTTAGAGCAATTGCAGTTGTCGATATCATATCTGCTTTAATGGGGTTATGTGCGGCTCTTTATTTTGCTTATACCGGCTGGGGTGTTTATGCGTTAGTATTTTCTAATCTGGCTCGATATACTGTTGGCAATATTATTTATTTTTTTGTGGGGGTAAAAATTGTTCCAATAAAATTGCATTTTAAGTTGTCCGAAACACTCTCTTCTTTGAAAATAGGGGGATATCATACCGTATCACAGGTTATAAATTATTTTACCGGTAGTTTTGATGTTTTGATTATAGGGAAACTGCTTGGGGCTGAAGGTCTTGGTATTTATAATTTAGCGAAAGATTTAGTGACAAAGCCTTCCGCCCTTGTGGCGCCTATTGCATCAAAGGTTGCAACGCCTATTTTTTCTAAAATGCAAGATGATTCCGAACAGATGAACCGAAGTTTTTTTTCTGTGCAAAAAATTGTTTCGTATTTGAACGGTTTTGTCTATCTTGGCGTATTTGCATTAGCAGAGCCTTTTGTCGCTTTTTATTATGGTGAAAAATATCTGGTATGTGTGCCTCTTATTCATGTATTGGCAATTTACTATTTTATACGTCAGTATGGAGACACAATCGGGATGGTGTGTATTGCAAAAGGAAGAACAGATATAGATATGTGGTGGAATATTATTGTAGTGTGCTTTACGCCTTTAGTATTATGGATTGGTGCGCAATATTCTATTTTGGTTGTTACTTTTGCCTTGTTACTATCTCAACTTGTTTTAACATATCCAGGTTGGTATATGTATTCAAATAAATTATTAGGAATACCGTTTATACGCTATTATAATAACTTTCTAAAAACGGTGGGTGTATTCATTTTGCCAATTATAGTTTCGTTACTTTTAATTCGGTTTTTATCGTTTCCTGCCATTGTAGTGTTTTTAATTACAGGAGCTGTGTTTACGGTCATAACGTTTGTTTTATTGTTGGTGTTTGAAAATTCTTTAGTTAATAAGATAGTGAGGCGCTAG
- a CDS encoding ATP-grasp domain-containing protein gives MKEKLVIIGANDFQAQLIKKAKDLGYETHVFAWEDGAVGKTIADYFYPISIVNKDEILAICKKIKPSGVCSIASEVANITVNYLAQNLGLVCNSAECVLLSTNKHEMRKAFERNGDPSPKSFLVDQTTDLTVLPLEFPVLVKPTDRSGSRGITKVLCSADLENAVVFACEESFEKKALVEEFVEGKEYSVEFISYKGQHTFLALTEKFTTGSQYIEYAHKEPAIVSELMLNKIKNIICKALTSLQIQYSASHSEVKVDKNGNVKIIEIGSRMGGACIGSDLVPLSTGYDFMKMVIDISVGKTPDFSIKPHYKHALIRFIVSKNDFKRMCDYKMRHSGAVIRDAVILDEFPDNIKDNSGRYGYTIFGFDSEAIDQSIFGVD, from the coding sequence ATGAAAGAGAAATTGGTTATTATTGGTGCAAATGATTTTCAAGCACAGCTTATAAAAAAAGCAAAAGACTTAGGATATGAAACGCATGTGTTTGCGTGGGAAGATGGTGCTGTTGGGAAAACTATAGCGGACTATTTTTATCCGATTAGCATTGTTAATAAGGATGAAATTTTAGCAATTTGTAAAAAAATAAAACCAAGTGGCGTGTGTTCTATTGCGTCTGAAGTCGCAAATATTACGGTTAATTATCTTGCACAGAACTTAGGCTTGGTATGTAATTCTGCTGAATGTGTATTATTATCTACCAATAAGCACGAAATGCGTAAGGCTTTTGAGCGGAATGGTGATCCTTCCCCTAAAAGCTTTCTTGTTGATCAAACAACAGACTTAACGGTATTGCCGCTCGAATTTCCTGTTTTGGTGAAGCCGACCGACCGATCCGGTAGTAGAGGTATTACAAAGGTTTTATGTAGTGCTGATCTTGAAAATGCTGTTGTGTTCGCTTGTGAAGAATCTTTTGAAAAAAAAGCTCTTGTGGAAGAATTTGTTGAAGGTAAAGAATATAGCGTTGAGTTTATTTCTTATAAAGGGCAACACACTTTTTTGGCATTAACGGAAAAATTTACAACAGGTTCTCAGTATATTGAATATGCCCATAAAGAACCTGCAATAGTAAGTGAGCTAATGCTTAATAAGATTAAAAATATAATTTGTAAGGCTCTTACAAGTCTGCAAATACAGTACAGTGCATCCCATTCTGAAGTTAAAGTAGATAAAAATGGTAATGTTAAAATCATTGAGATAGGATCCCGTATGGGAGGTGCCTGTATTGGCTCAGATTTGGTGCCTTTATCGACTGGATATGATTTTATGAAAATGGTGATAGATATTAGTGTTGGTAAAACTCCTGATTTTTCGATTAAACCTCATTATAAACACGCCCTTATCCGATTTATTGTATCTAAAAATGATTTTAAGAGAATGTGTGATTATAAAATGCGGCATAGTGGTGCTGTGATTAGAGATGCAGTTATTCTTGATGAATTTCCAGATAACATAAAGGATAATTCTGGGCGCTATGGGTATACGATTTTTGGGTTTGATTCTGAAGCTATTGATCAAAGTATTTTTGGTGTGGACTAG
- the rffA gene encoding dTDP-4-amino-4,6-dideoxygalactose transaminase, which yields MISFNVPPYVEKSVDYIKKAIANRKICGDGEFTKLCSQWFEQKIKAPRVLLTTSGTTALEMAAILCDIQPGDEVIMPSYTFCSTANAFVQRGAKIVFVDIRPDTMNIDETKIEAAITEKTKAIVPVHYAGVSCEMDKITAIAKKYSLFVVEDAAQGVMSAYKDKPLGTISNFGCYSFHETKNYSMGEGGAIVINNPKYIEKAEIIREKGTNRSQFWRGQVDKYTWVEYGSSFLPSELNAAYLWGQLEVAEEINNNRLANWNIYYTKLKPLQDNGLIELPVVPADCIHNAHMFYVKAKDIEERTDLIAFLKSKNIGSVFHYVPLHSAPAGLKYGMFSGEDVYTTKESERLLRLPMYYGLTSAEVDYVCDCVFEFYSK from the coding sequence ATGATTAGTTTTAATGTACCTCCCTATGTTGAGAAATCAGTAGATTATATAAAAAAAGCTATCGCTAATAGGAAAATATGCGGCGATGGAGAGTTCACTAAGCTCTGTTCTCAATGGTTTGAACAGAAAATTAAAGCTCCAAGGGTTTTGCTTACCACATCGGGGACAACAGCATTGGAGATGGCCGCAATTTTATGTGATATTCAACCCGGTGACGAAGTGATTATGCCTTCCTATACTTTTTGCTCGACGGCCAATGCTTTTGTACAGCGAGGTGCTAAAATTGTTTTTGTTGATATTCGCCCTGATACAATGAATATTGATGAAACTAAAATTGAGGCAGCTATTACTGAGAAAACAAAAGCCATCGTACCTGTCCATTATGCTGGTGTTTCATGCGAAATGGATAAAATTACAGCTATTGCAAAAAAATATAGTCTTTTTGTGGTAGAAGATGCTGCACAGGGTGTGATGTCTGCTTATAAAGATAAACCTTTAGGGACAATAAGCAATTTTGGGTGTTACAGCTTTCACGAAACAAAAAATTATAGTATGGGGGAAGGTGGGGCTATTGTAATAAACAATCCTAAGTACATTGAAAAAGCTGAAATAATCCGTGAAAAGGGTACCAACCGTAGTCAGTTTTGGCGCGGGCAAGTAGATAAATATACTTGGGTAGAATACGGTTCATCTTTTTTGCCGAGTGAGCTGAATGCTGCGTATTTATGGGGACAGCTTGAAGTTGCGGAAGAAATAAACAATAACCGGCTTGCAAATTGGAATATCTATTATACTAAGCTCAAACCTTTGCAAGATAACGGTTTGATTGAATTACCTGTTGTACCGGCTGATTGTATACACAATGCTCATATGTTTTATGTAAAAGCCAAAGACATAGAGGAGCGAACCGATCTAATCGCATTTTTAAAATCAAAAAATATCGGTTCTGTGTTTCATTATGTGCCTTTACATTCGGCACCCGCAGGATTAAAGTACGGTATGTTTAGTGGTGAAGATGTATATACGACAAAAGAAAGTGAGCGTTTACTACGATTGCCAATGTATTATGGTTTAACAAGCGCTGAGGTTGATTATGTTTGTGATTGTGTCTTTGAGTTTTATTCGAAGTAA
- the rfbA gene encoding glucose-1-phosphate thymidylyltransferase RfbA, whose product MKGIILAGGSGTRLNPLTRSISKQILPLYDKPMIYYPLSTLMLARIREILIISTPRDIHLFKELLGDGSWLGMQFEYAVQESPRGLADAFIVGEKFIDNDSCALVLGDNVFYGQGFGSTLVNAASVVSQDSGAMIFGYYVRDPYSYGIVEFDESGKAISIEEKPKQPKSNYAVPGLYFYDNDVIEIAKNVKPSLRGEIEITSVNTAYLAAKKLRVEKLGRGLAWLDTGTFDGLLNAANFIATIQKRQGLYVSCVEEIAYRRGWITASQLFSLADLYNNEYGEYLKYLAETAN is encoded by the coding sequence ATGAAAGGAATTATTTTAGCAGGCGGTAGTGGTACTCGATTAAACCCGTTGACAAGATCTATCTCAAAACAGATATTGCCGCTTTATGATAAGCCCATGATATACTATCCGTTGTCTACGCTTATGTTGGCGCGTATCCGCGAGATTCTTATTATATCGACGCCGCGGGATATACATCTATTTAAAGAATTACTTGGTGATGGCAGCTGGCTTGGTATGCAGTTTGAGTATGCTGTACAGGAGAGTCCCCGCGGTCTTGCTGATGCTTTCATTGTTGGAGAAAAATTTATCGATAATGACTCTTGCGCATTAGTTTTAGGTGATAATGTTTTTTACGGACAAGGTTTTGGAAGCACTCTCGTGAACGCTGCTTCTGTCGTCTCTCAAGATTCCGGGGCTATGATTTTTGGCTATTATGTGCGTGATCCTTATTCTTATGGAATAGTTGAGTTTGATGAGAGTGGAAAAGCAATTTCAATCGAAGAGAAGCCCAAGCAGCCTAAGTCAAATTATGCGGTACCGGGATTATATTTTTATGACAATGATGTGATTGAAATTGCGAAAAATGTAAAGCCTTCACTTCGGGGTGAGATAGAAATAACGTCTGTTAATACTGCTTATTTAGCTGCTAAAAAACTAAGGGTAGAAAAACTTGGGCGCGGGTTGGCTTGGCTTGATACGGGTACCTTTGATGGTCTATTAAATGCCGCTAATTTTATTGCTACCATACAAAAGAGACAAGGTTTGTATGTGTCATGCGTTGAAGAAATTGCTTATCGGCGAGGCTGGATTACGGCATCGCAGTTATTCAGTCTTGCCGATTTATATAACAACGAATATGGCGAGTATCTAAAATACCTTGCCGAAACAGCAAATTAG